The Gemmatimonadaceae bacterium nucleotide sequence AAGCCGACGATGCACGCCGCCGCCGCGCACCGCCGCATCCGCGACGGTCACGAGGGCGGCACCGCTACCGGTGATGGTTCCACGAATGACCCCGTTCGGCGCACCGACCGCCGTGAACTGCGCCTGCGCCGACGGCACCGTCGCCTACGCGCCGGTGACAGTGCTGTTACCCGCATAGCGCGACAGCGTGTGGTCCGTGGCCGCGTTGCCATTGGCATCGGTCACTGCTTGCGCCGGATTCACCGTTCCTGTTCCCTGCGTGACGGTGAAGTTCATGTCGACGCCGGCCACGGGGTTGCCGAACGCGTCGCGCACACCCGCAACCAGCGGTTGCGGCAGCGCATTCCCCGCCAGACCGTTCTGCGCGTTGCCGGACGCCGCAATCACCGTGGACGGATTGCCCGCGCTCAGCGCGAACGCTTCGCTGCTTGCCGTCGACGTGGACGGAGCCTGCAACCGCAGCACTTTCAGGCCAACCGGGCCTCCGATGGCGAGCACCGTAAACGTCACGACGCCACCATTGGCCGTTGCGGTGGCGCCGGACACCACCGTGCCACCACCGCCTGTGCCCCCGACACTTGCGGTCACGACGGTCGCATTGTCGGTGCTCACGCGATTGCCCCGCGCATCCTGCAACTCGCCCTGCGGCTGAATGGTGAACGCAACACCGGCGCGCGCGGGCGACGGTTGTCGCAGAAATATCAAGCGTGCGGCACGCTGCCGTACTTGCATGGTGCGTTCGCCCTGCGCGGACCCGCTGACCCCGCGGACGATCGCCGATCCTTCGGCGATTGCGGTCATCAGCCCGTTGCCGTCAACCGTGACGACTGCGGGATTTCCCGACGTCCACGTAACGGTCCGCCCCGTGATCGGATTGCCGCGCGAGTCTCGCGCTGCGGCGATCGCACGCGCGGTATCACCGATGGCGCGAATGGTGTCCGTGGCGAACGTGACGGTCACCTGCGACGCGGTTTGCCGAACCGACACCGCACACTGCCCGTCGCGCCGCCCACGGCGGCGCTGATCGGGTGCTGCCGTTCCCGATCGCAGTGCCAGTCCGTTGGCGACGGTCGCGACTCCGGGGTTGGATGAGCTCCAGGTGAACGTGAGATTGCCAACCGCGGCGCCCTTGGCCGTCTTGCCGGTGGCACTCATCGTGATGGTCTCGCCGATGGCCGAGAGCAACTGCGAGGGCGCGGCGATCGCAATCGATGTCACGCTGGCCGGACCGGTGGGACCGTCACGCCTCCACAGCCGCCGAGCACAACCAGCGCGAGCACCGCAATCCGTCGGCGAATCATCGA carries:
- a CDS encoding Ig-like domain-containing protein, which codes for MTSIAIAAPSQLLSAIGETITMSATGKTAKGAAVGNLTFTWSSSNPGVATVANGLALRSGTAAPDQRRRGRRDGQCAVSVRQTASQVTVTFATDTIRAIGDTARAIAAARDSRGNPITGRTVTWTSGNPAVVTVDGNGLMTAIAEGSAIVRGVSGSAQGERTMQVRQRAARLIFLRQPSPARAGVAFTIQPQGELQDARGNRVSTDNATVVTASVGGTGGGGTVVSGATATANGGVVTFTVLAIGGPVGLKVLRLQAPSTSTASSEAFALSAGNPSTVIAASGNAQNGLAGNALPQPLVAGVRDAFGNPVAGVDMNFTVTQGTGTVNPAQAVTDANGNAATDHTLSRYAGNSTVTGA